TGAGAAACTTGGCCATCGGCGCGCGGGCTTCAGCCCGCTTCGACGTGGAACAACACCGAGCGCAGGGCATGAGCCGACGGTCATCAAGCTCCGCGGCTGGCTCACCTCAACGAAACGATTCTTCCGACCTCCGGCTCATCTACCGACCAGTGGGCTCAAACTGATCCCACGCCAGGTCAGGAGTTCTGAGGATGGATTCACAACGGACGCAAGATCGACTGTGGACGCAGATAATCGAAGAAGGTTTCGGGGCTGTTGACGCCTCCACCCATGCCGCTCAGGTTGCAGCCGCCATACGGCACGCCGTGCGGAAACAAGTTGTGGGCGTTAATCCAGCTGTTCCCCGCCACCATCGCTTCGGCGACGCGATTGGCGCGCTCCAAGTTTCGGCTCCAGACACTGTTGGCCAATCCGTAATGGGACCGGTTCACGATTTCGACCGCCTCCTGCTCGTCGCGAAAACGAACGAGATACGCGACCGGACCGAAGATCTCCTCCCGGCACGCCACGTTGTCCGGCGAGCCGGTCAGGAGAGCGGGAGAGACGTAAAACCCTTTTTCATGGCCGGCCACGGTGGCGACTCCGCCTCGCAGAAGACACTGGGCTCCTTCCTTTTCACCCTTTTCCAGATAACCCAGCACTCGATCCCGCTGCTTGGCGCTCACGACGGGACCCATCTGAGTCTCCGCGTCCCATTCATGGCCGATGCGGGTGGACCGCAAAGCTTTGGCTGCCCCGTCCGCCAGCGCGTCGAATATCTTTTCATGCACCAGCCACCGTGTGGCTGTGCAACAGACCTGGCCCGCGTTTAAGGTGATGGCGCCCGCGAGAGCTTTCGCGGTGGCTTCCACGTCGACGTCGTCAAACACCACCGCAGCCCCCTTGCCTCCCAGTTCCAGTTTCGCGGGAATCAAATTGCGTCCGGCGGCCTCGCCTACCAGGCGCCCCACTTCAGGCGAACCGGTAAAGGACATGCGCCGGAGCCCCGGATGCCTTGCCAGAGCCGCGCCCGCCGTTTCCCCCAATCCCGTCACAACATTGACCACACCTTTGGGAATGCCTACCTCCTCGGCCAACTTGGCAAAATACAGGGTCGAAAGCGGCGTGTCCTCGGCTGGTTTGATCACAACCGTGTTTCCCGCGGCCAGCGCCGGTGCGATCCCCCACCCCACCAACAGCAAGGGAAAATTCCAGGGAAAAATGAATCCGCATGGACCGTAGGGTACTCGTATGGATCGGGCCTCGAATCCGGAAACCGCAATGGGTTCCCGGCGACGCGCGTGGACGGAGAGATCGGCAAAATACCGCAACGTCGCGGAAACATTGGGGATGTCTCCCTGCAGCGCCGCCCCGAACGGTTTCCCGACGTCCCAGGACTCGATCTGGGCGAGAACGGGCCGGCGCTGGTCCACCAAGTCGGCGAGCCGGTGCAGGAAAACCGCGCGTTCGTTGGCCGGCAATCCAGCCCAGCCACTCGCTCGAAAGGCATCCTGGGCGGACCGGACCGCTCGATCCACTTCTCGCTCGCCCCCGGCGGCGACGCGAGCGATCGGCTTGTCATCGCCGGGATCACGCGTCTCGAATGTTGCGCCACCCTCGGCCTCCACCCATTGTCCGCCGATGAACATGCGCAGGGGTTGATGCGAGAGGAATTCTGAGACTTCAGGAAGCATGGAGGTCATAGCAAAAACGGTTCGGGGTTAGGGCGACCACTCTCGACCCGATCTCCACGAAAGGCAACGAAAAGCCTCGATCGCCGACCTTGGCCGGTTCATCCCGATGTTGCCGGTGATGCAGGTAGGGCGCGTCCGTCCCGGCGCGCCGCCGGAGCATGATGTTTTGCATCCAGCGGGCGGCGGGCTGGGACAGGCCCGCCCTACCAACAACATTGGGATACACGGGACCTTGGCCGGTTCATCCAGAGGTTGTCGGTGACCGGGTTGTCGTGGTCACGCAGACAGCCCTGTCTGCTGTGGTGCAGGCGGCCCAGCCTGCGGGGCGACGAAGTGAACCCGGCGCGTGGAGATCATGGAAGGGCCTCGTTCTTCACCCGCCGGGCCGATGGGCCGACGCGCACCGTTCAACCCGCCCCGCGTGTAGGCCTTGGCCCTGGCAACACCCATGTCCTTGCACCTGCCATGCCCCTGCGAAGACATATCCGAAACGGCGTGAACGCCGCGGTCCGAACGGCATCCTGCGAACGCGCCGGATCCACCGGGCCGGCCGGCGTCAGAGGCCTTCCACAAATTTCTGCATGGCCTCTTCCTGCCTCTCGATCGAATCCACCAGTTTAAATTGGGTGCGCGCTCGATCCAGATTGTGATTCGGCCGATGAACGCGGAAATACGTGTCTCCTTTGAGGTAATCCGTAAGAAACCTCAACCCGATGGTGAACGTGATCAGCTTTCCCGAGAAGGCAACGAGGGCTTTCTCCGGTTTGGTCAAGAAACCCGCGGTCTTCTCGATGTACCCCTTGGCCAAGGCCCGAAACATGGGCATGCGCATTTGCACTTTGTCGAGATCCTGCTCGTCTTCGAGCGTCGGACTCGTCGTCGTCCGCACCATGTCGCCGAAATCGTAAAGCGCGCACCCCGGCATGACCGTGTCGAGATCGACCACGCACATCGCCTCGCCGCTGACGGTTTCGAGCATGACGTTGTTGAACTTGGTGTCATTATGGGTGATTCGCTCGGGAATCCGTCCCTTCGCAAGCCCCTGGACAATGACGGAAACGATTTTTTCCCGCTCCAAGGCGAAAGCGATCTCCTTCTGAGCGGTGCTGGCTCGATTGACCCGGTCTTCGGTAACCGCCTTTTGCAGCGCCTGGAATCGTTTGGGAGTGTGGTGAAAATCAGGAATGGTTTCGTTCAGTCGTTTTCCCGGCAGATCCACGAGCTGCGCCTGAAAAGTGCCAAAGGCACAACCCGCCTGATAAGCCTGGGAGGACGTTTCCACCGCTTCGAAAGTTTTCACGCGTTCGACGAACACAAACGTGCGCCAGCAATCGCCCTGGGCCGATCTGTAATAGGGTTTCCCGTCGCGAGTGGGAACCAGTGTCAGCACCCGTCGCGTGATGTCCTTGGCTTTTGAGGATTCAAGCTTGGCGCGAATGTGCCCGGTCACCCGCATCAGGTTGTCCGTCAATCCATCGGGATCCTTGAAGACTGTCGTGTTGATTTTCTGGTGGATGTAACGCACTTGCACTCCGCCTTGCCCGTAGGTGGCGGTGTAGGTCTCGTTGATGTGCCCAATCTTGCAAGGCTCGGCGTGAAGAATCTCGCCGTAAATCTGGAATTGCCTCGAAATCTCCTGGATCTGCGCTTCTTGATACAGAGACATAAATCACGGCTGGCCGACGCAATAAATCTTCTGCAATGTCCGAATAAACAGCTTCCCGTGCGCCGCAATGATCGATGCCCGGGATTCGTTTTCGCCTGGGTCACCCATGGGGACGGTGGCTAGAATGGATCCTTTCTCGGCGTCCACCACCGTCACTTCACTCGCAAAATTCATGATGTAGATCTTGCCGTCGGCGGCCAGGGGCGAGGCCTCGTATTTCGACCGTCCCGGCGTTTCCAACGTCCATTTGATTTTCCCGGTCGCCGGCTCCACGCGACTCAGGCTGCGGCGCTGGTCCCCCAGGATGATGAAATCGCCGCCGTAAAACGCCGGCGTGGGCACGTCACTGCTCAGTGTGCGCTGCTCGGCGCTGGTCCAAGCCAGCCCGGAATCTGGAACCGCGCCGTGAGCTCCCGCTTTCACGGCGTAGATGGGAGAACCCTTGGGGGCACACGCCAGGATGACGCCGGCCCCGGCGATCGGCGAAGGGACGAGCCGCCAGTGACCAATCTTGGTCGGATTCCAAGTGCCCCATCGCCACAACTCCTTGCCCGTCTCCGGATCGTGGCCCGAAACACAATCACCCCCCGTAATGAGCAGTTCCTTCCGGCCTTGGTACGTCCAGGGCATCGGGGTGGAGAAAGACTCCAAGGACTCCGCGACGGCCTCGCTGGGTCGAACATGTCTCCAAAGCGTCTTTCCCGTTTGAGGATCCAGAGCGAGCAGGAACGATTCGGCTCCCGGCTTCCCCTTGCCATGAACGGGTTGATTGCGTTGCAAAACCTGCTGATAAATTTTGCCACCGCTGATCACAGGGGAACTGGAAAAGGTCCATTGAAACGCGAAATCGCCATAGTCAGCCTGGAGGTTGCGCCGCCAATACTCCTCCCCCTGAAGTCCGAAACAGACCATCTCGCCATTGCCGAAGAAAAAGACCACCCGTTCACCGTCCGTGGCGGGCGAAGGCGACGCGAAATTGCTGCGTTCGTCCCGGGAATATCCATCAATCACCTTCTTGGACCAGCGCTCCTTCCCGGTCTTGCGATCCAAGGCCATGGCTCGCAACTCGCGCGCGTTCTTGTCGGCCGTGGTCACGAACAAGGTGTCCCCCCACACCACCGGCGTGGAAGCCGAGGGTCCGGGCAAGACGGCGGTCCAGACCACGTTCTCGGTCTTCGAGAATTGACTTGGCAATCCCTTTTCGGAGGTGGAACCGTTGAATTCGGGTCCTCGCCATTGCGGCCAGTTTGCCGCGGCGGCGGCGGTGGACACGGCGAGCGCGCCGCAGAGGGCCGCGCTTCTTTTCAAAATGCTTTGTGTAGAAAGGCCCATAACGATCGGCTGGGGTGTTGTGCGTCGATCCTAAGCAAATCCTTGGCGGCCCGAAAATCAAAAAGAACGCGCGAGATCCGTTCCGGCGCATCCCGATGTTGCCGGTGATGCAGGTAGGGCGCGTCCGTCCCGGCGCGCCGCCGGAGCATGATTTTTTGCATCCAGTGGGCGGCGGGCTGGGACAGGCCCGCCCTACCAACAACATCGGGATACACGGGATCCGTTCACCGCAGGACGACGCCCATCCCCGGAGCTTCGACATATTCTGCCTCATGGCCTTCAGA
The genomic region above belongs to Verrucomicrobiota bacterium and contains:
- a CDS encoding aminoglycoside phosphotransferase family protein, with protein sequence MSLYQEAQIQEISRQFQIYGEILHAEPCKIGHINETYTATYGQGGVQVRYIHQKINTTVFKDPDGLTDNLMRVTGHIRAKLESSKAKDITRRVLTLVPTRDGKPYYRSAQGDCWRTFVFVERVKTFEAVETSSQAYQAGCAFGTFQAQLVDLPGKRLNETIPDFHHTPKRFQALQKAVTEDRVNRASTAQKEIAFALEREKIVSVIVQGLAKGRIPERITHNDTKFNNVMLETVSGEAMCVVDLDTVMPGCALYDFGDMVRTTTSPTLEDEQDLDKVQMRMPMFRALAKGYIEKTAGFLTKPEKALVAFSGKLITFTIGLRFLTDYLKGDTYFRVHRPNHNLDRARTQFKLVDSIERQEEAMQKFVEGL
- a CDS encoding aldehyde dehydrogenase; protein product: MTSMLPEVSEFLSHQPLRMFIGGQWVEAEGGATFETRDPGDDKPIARVAAGGEREVDRAVRSAQDAFRASGWAGLPANERAVFLHRLADLVDQRRPVLAQIESWDVGKPFGAALQGDIPNVSATLRYFADLSVHARRREPIAVSGFEARSIRVPYGPCGFIFPWNFPLLLVGWGIAPALAAGNTVVIKPAEDTPLSTLYFAKLAEEVGIPKGVVNVVTGLGETAGAALARHPGLRRMSFTGSPEVGRLVGEAAGRNLIPAKLELGGKGAAVVFDDVDVEATAKALAGAITLNAGQVCCTATRWLVHEKIFDALADGAAKALRSTRIGHEWDAETQMGPVVSAKQRDRVLGYLEKGEKEGAQCLLRGGVATVAGHEKGFYVSPALLTGSPDNVACREEIFGPVAYLVRFRDEQEAVEIVNRSHYGLANSVWSRNLERANRVAEAMVAGNSWINAHNLFPHGVPYGGCNLSGMGGGVNSPETFFDYLRPQSILRPL